A region of the Sebaldella sp. S0638 genome:
AATTATTACATAAAGTAACAAAGATTTTAAGTAGTTAATTTAGCTTTTTTAACTACAAACATATTATACAAGGAGGTTTAGTATGATTCATTTGAATTTGGAGCAATTAAAAAATATCGGGCAGGAAAGTTTAAAGAAACAAAGAATGTATTACATTATTCTTGGAATACTGTTTGCAGTGGCCGGGGTGCTTTGCTTTGCAAAACCTATGGTTTCCAGCTGGGCAATAAGTGTATTAATGGGAGTTTTATTTATAGCAGGAGGTATTATCCTTATTCTGACAACTTTATTTTTCAAAAGTCTGCAGAATATATGGTCGCTTATACTGGAAATATTACTGGGGATAGCTTATATTTTTCTGGGATATGAGTTTTTGAAGAATCCTATGGTAGCTGTATTATCTCTTGCGTTTTT
Encoded here:
- a CDS encoding HdeD family acid-resistance protein, with protein sequence MIHLNLEQLKNIGQESLKKQRMYYIILGILFAVAGVLCFAKPMVSSWAISVLMGVLFIAGGIILILTTLFFKSLQNIWSLILEILLGIAYIFLGYEFLKNPMVAVLSLAFFIGFMFLIAGIMRIIIAYSNKGYPGMSLFIFTGIVEILLAVFLIISWPENSIALIAAFLGVQFICNSIDYFTVSSYIKKLID